The genomic DNA CTTCTTTATATCCTCTGTGATATAACCTTTGagtatatatatgttttatagtTGTCTGTGGGGTCACTATGGTAAGAGGGGAAAGGCAGCCTCCCATAGGAGAGAATTCTGTTCACTATTTGGTCGTCTTCCTGAAGAGGCATTCAggattctctccatctctcccagcTTCTGGCCGAGTTCCATGTTTCCTTCCTGGGAGTCTCTTCCAGGACCTGGAGATACCCAGAGGTGGGGGATGTGTTTCATTGGATTCTGCCTAGGACTGAAGGCTGGGCCAAGACTTGGAAGGCCCCTGCTGGATTCTAGGGTGGTCCTTCCACGCCTCAGTATGGATGAGACAGTGTTGGGTATAGGGTTCTACGTGCCCTAAGAGCTGCCGGTCCGTAGAGCAGATTAAGACCTGGTCAGGCTAGTGACTGGCAGGCCTCAAGGAGCCCCCTgcaggtgtctgtgtctgtcagaTCCACACCCCCTCCCACCATCCCATCTCTGTTGGTTTCTACCCATCTCTGCAGTTTGGTGCCTTgtgcctccccctcctcttcattatgatttgatttcttttctgttgGACAAATCGGTTGTTTCTGTTGTGATTtattgtggtgtttttttttttcttttcttcctttccccatccAGTTATTGTGATCACTCTAAGCCCTGCTCCTGCCCCGTCCCAGCGAGCAGGTACCAGCCTTTTTATCATTGCTGCTTGCGTATCTGCACATTGACCTAACCGCTGCCCCAGCCGCAGAATGCCATCCCCACCCCATGCTCTGTgttgtgctctgtgtgtgtgtgtgtgtgtgtgtgtgtgtgtgtgtgtgtaaataaagtAGGTAGAGATAGGTGCACTGCTCTTACTTAATCTGTCTCAACTATGGAGTGAGTGAGTCGTCATTTGTACACTGTGTCTCAGGCCCAGGAACACAGCAGTAAGTAAAACAGACCAAGCTCCTGTACGGTGCTGAGTCTGCAGGACGGGGTCCATCAGTACACACGAAGCACAGTCCTGATGCAGTAGAAGAGTCCAGTGGGGTCTCTCAGAGAAAACCTATGGAGGATTTGGGATTTGAGCAAAAGTGTCCCAGGAGGTTAGGGGAGGCAAGacaccccctgcccccacccccacccgcacACATAAGGACTCCATGCTAGGTAGCTCAGCTGTGCTGGTTCCTAGGTGTATAGTGTCCCATCTGCATAAGAGAAAGAGCACCTGTGTTGGCAGAAATGAGGAGAGCTGACTATTGGTGGTAGTGTGCTCCCAGCTCGTGTGTATacgtggatgtgtgcatgtgtgttccgTGTGTGCTCCCAGCTCGTGTGTAtacatggatgtgtgcatgtgtgttccgTGTGTGTTCCCAgcttgtgtgtatacatggatgtgtgcgtgtgtgctctgtgtgtacatatttgtCTGTTTGCATTTGAGTGTATGTATGTTGGGCCGGTAGTCTGCACACCTAAGGGCCCCATAAGTGGGCACGTGACTCCATGATCTGTCTTGctttctctcattcattcattcatttatttgttcgtTCATTCTCACTTTTTTCTCCCTCACTGACTTATACTTAATCTACTCTCTAGGCCTGCCATGTGGCTCTAATCCCCTCTAACTTCTGTTCTCAGGGCTTTTGTGTATCCCCCTTTTCCCATCAAGTTCATGCTTCAGAGAGTGGGGCCAGCAGCCTTTTCTCTGGGCCTGGAACAGCCCAGGAAGGCCTGGTGGTCTGTGTGGATCAGGGGGACTGGCAGGGGGCGGAGAGCTTAAAGGTGTGATCTTCACTCCAGGAGCTGAGATACCAGATAAAAGAGGATCACATGTACTCATGGAAGCGAGCTGTGCACAGTTCTAGTGAGTCTGGATACAGCCAGGTCCCAGCTACCAGGGCTAGAAAAGGACCTGGATATCAGTAGTAAAACCCATTAAGGACAGAGCCCAAGTTACTAAAAGGTGGACTGTGGGAAGAGGTGGTAGTAAAGATAAGTGTGGAGAAGTGGGTTAGAAAGTGGCAGGCTCCAGGCCTTCTGGGAAGTGATGCTTAAAGGGTGCTTGTTGCTGCTGTCCCAAGCTGAGCTCGCTATAATTCTTCTGGGGCACTAGGGCCCCTAAGTATGAGAGGCTCATGGAGAGCAGATGCTTCCAGGAGCTGTAGGGGGCTCATGGCCCCCACCTCTAGGCCAGAGAGACCCCCTAGCTCTTTAAGGAACGTCCTCTTAATGTCCCATATCCTCTGGCTGTCTCTACAGCACCTTCTCTGGGCAGCTGGGTCCCCAGTCCTGgctgtttttctgtctttctcctgtCATCCCACACCCTAACACTGCCCGCCCATCCTGgggtgcctgctgcctgcctgctgtctgcctgTAGCATGCCCAAGCCGTCCGCATGCAGGCCATTGGGAAGTACCAAGCTCCCCTCCCTGGCCCGGCGTTTTGCCCCTGCCCAGCCCAGCCAGCCCCGGGAAGAGCTTTGCCTTCTAGATCACCACTGATCTCTCTTCACAAGAGCTCAGGCTCAGCCTGGGATTCTGTTCTCGCTCCCTTGACCCCAGTTGTGCAGACCTGTCTGGGGTATACACAGACGAGACAGCTGGAGAGAAGGTGGCCCTCCCTGGCCTAGGAGTGTCCTCTAGGGCAAGACAGCCTGAGACCAGCGTCCCATAGCTACTGGCTCTTGTCATCCAGTGCAGTGTTGGTGGCCAGgccaggttctttttttttttttttttttaaagatttattcatttattatatataagtacactgtagctatcttcagatacaccagaaaagggcatcagatctcatcacagatggttgtgagccaccatgtggttgctgggaattgaactcaggacctctggaagagtagtcgggtgctcttaaccactgagccatttctccagccccaggccaGGTTCTTGATGGGTCTTCTGTCCCTCATGTGAGCACTGTGACCCTTCTTGAGCCTGCTTCCTGGCACTGGTGAGGGAACAGAAAGATGAGTCCCCTCACTTGTCTGCAATATGTACTTGAGGATAAACCCTCAGTTTCTGGGACTACTCCTCTCCTACCAGGCTACCCCATCTCCTTTCAGGTCAGAGGGGCAGGAGGAAGTACCCTGAAGGTGCCCCAGGGGGCGGGAAAGGAGGCCTTAGGTAGCAGAGCAGGACACTGTTCCAGCCTGGCCAAAGGGATACCGGAAAGGAGACGAGAGCACCAAGTCCTTGGTGGCCAGCTAGATGCTAACTCCTTTCCTGCCCCTGGTTTTTAATTCCCCAGCCTTGCAGCTCCCACTGGCCAACGATGGGGGCAGCCGCTCACCATCCTCAGAGAGCTCCCCACAGCACCCTACGCCCCCCAGCCGGCCCCGCCACATGCTGGGGCTCCCGTCAACCTTGTTCACACCTCGCAGTATGGAGAGGTAAGCTGATGGAGTAGGGCCAGCCCAGGACCCTCCTCGTGCTGGTcccaggtgggtgggtggtgttTGTGGGACCCTCCTTACcatttctgtttcttgtcccatcaGCATCGAGATTGACCAAAAGCTGCAGGAGATCATGAAGCAGACAGGGTACCTGACTATCGGGGGCCAGGTACTACCTCCCCATAGCTAGGCACCCAGGGGGCTGTGTCAGGACCCAGGCAACCTGGAGGTGGTgggtgacagaggcagaggctcgGAGGACCCTCCAGCCGTCTTGTTGTTCTCCCAGCGTTATCAGGCAGAAATCAATGACTTGGAGAACCTGGGAGAGATGGGCAGTGGTACCTGTGGTCAGGTGTGGAAGATGCGGTTCCGGAAGACAGGCCACATCATTGCTGTTAAGGTAAGCCTTCCACGCCCCAGTTCCAGGATGCATCTGTGCCCTTGCAGCCTGCCCCATACTCAAAGCTCCCCTCTGGACTGTTCCTCCTTGCAGCAAATGCGGCGCTCGGGGAACAAGGAAGAGAATAAGCGCATCCTAATGGACCTGGACGTAGTACTCAAGAGCCACGACTGCCCCTACATTGTTCAGTGCTTTGGTACCTTCATCACCAACGTGAGCACCCTGCCTGGGGGACCAAGCCCCTCTGGGAAAGTCTCAGGTCATCCTCTGCCCCATAGGGCCCTTACATGTCCCCAGGTGCCATGGTGTGGCtagggtggggagggaggcaaGCAGGCTGCCCCAAGCCTGGGCACCACCCTCCTTACAGACGGACGTCTTTATTGCCATGGAGCTCATGGGCACGTGTGCGGAGAAGCTGAAGAAACGGATGCAGGGCCCCATCCCAGAGCGAATCCTTGGCAAGATGACCGTGGCGGTGAGCAGCTAAATCTGCGCTGGCATGGCCTGGTGGGCACCCCCCGGCTTCTGTCCCCTATAGCAGCTGCCCAAACTTGTCTGTTCTGCAGATTGTGAAAGCATTGTACTATCTGAAGGAGAAGCATGGGGTCATCCATCGTGATGTCAAACCCTCCAACATCCTGCTGGATGAGCGGGGTCAGATCAAGCTCTGTGACTTTGGCATCAGTGGCCGCCTTGTTGACTCCAAAGCCAAAACACGGAGTGCTGGCTGTGCTGCCTATATGGCTGTGAGTGGGGCCACCGCGTCTGACCGGGGGACTGGGTGGGCTGGCCCTACCCTCAGGATatatcctcctcctctcccaccctgCAGCCTGAGCGCATTGACCCGCCAGACCCCACCAAGCCAGACTATGACATCCGGGCCGATGTGTGGAGCCTGGGCATCTCACTGGTAGGTTGGGACTGTTGTTGTAGGACTGGGTGGGAAGCCAGGGCTCTCTTACCTGCTGTTCAGCAATGCCTGTCACCCTCCCAGGTGGAGCTGGCAACAGGACAGTTCCCCTATAAGAACTGCAAGACGGACTTTGAGGTCCTCACCAAAGTCCTACAGGAAGAGCCCCCGCTCCTGCCTGGTCACATGGGCTTCTCAGGGGACTTCCAGTCATTTGTCAAAGACTGGTGAGCACTCCCATGCTGCCTGTCCTTGCTCCCACCTCTAGTCTGCGATGTTCTGGGCTGTCAGGTGACCTCATGCAACTGGGGAGGGCGGAGGCTGGGAAAAGGGGCAGGATGAGATGGGCACAGCAGCAGGCAGGTAGCATGACTTGTGGCTGTAGACAGGAGTTCAAGCTGAAGTCCTGGGAGTCGCTTTCTGGGTCAGTTGGCCCTATGGTGTCTGGCATGGTGACCCAGTGGCTTTGCTATGGATGTTATGTAGGAGGATCACACTTGAGTCTTACTTCCCCCTATGGGAACCTCACATCCTGGTTTCAGCTCCCCTGCTGGGTCTTTCTCTAACACCAACCTGGGCCAGGAGAGTTTGTGGATCCCTGGCCTGGCTGAGAGCAGCTGCTTCTGGCTGACGTAGAGGAGCCCTCTGTACCGGGACGGTCTGAGCATAGATGCCCAGTCAGGCCCAGTCAGGCTGCTCTCGTCTCCCTGActcatttctcttctctccctgctcctccctcGTCCAGCCTTACTAAAGAccacaggaagagaccaaagtATAACAAACTACTTGTGAGTACCTCACCCCCAATCCCACCTCGCCCCCAGCCCCCCAACACGTGATATCCTCCTAGCCTCAGTCGCAAGGCCAGGAGGACTGACTCCTCATCCTAAGCCAACTCTTGGGCCCACAGGAACACAGCTTCATCAAGCACTATGAGACACTCGAAGTGGATGTCGCGTCCTGGTTTAAGGACGTCATGGCAAAGACCGAGTCCCCAAGGACTAGTGGAGTCCTGAGCCAACACCATCTGCCCTTCTTCAGGTAGCCTCATGGCAGCGGCCAGCCCCACAAGGGCCCAGGGGCAGGGCCACAGGCCCCCCTCTCCCACCTGGCCAACCCAGCTGCCCATCAGGGGACCTGGGACCTGGACGACTGCCAAGGACTGAGGACAGAAAGTAGGGGGTACCCGTCCACCTGACTCCCCGCCCACCAGCTGTGGACGAAGGGGCGTGCTGGTTCCTAATCCTGCCAGCTGTGTgaaccccaccccacccgccCCGACAGACACTGTGAACGGAAGACAGCAGGCCATGAGCAGACTCACTATTTATTCAATCATAACCTCTGGGCTGGGGTGACCCCCAGGGGCAGAGAGAAAGCCCCTTGTCCCCATCCCCCAAACTCCCAGTGTCTGTCCCCTCCACCTTCTCTCACACACGTGCTTgctctccatctctccttctatctccctccctatctccctccctcttcccctttctggtttccctgtGTCCCCGCCCCAGCCTCTGcctttctcctgcctcagcctggccCAGCCACTCTACCCTCAGTGGAAGCCCCGGTTCACCTAGGCTTCCTTAAGTCTTTGACCCAGGATGGCTTTGTGGGCATTGTGACTGCAGCCAAACCGGttgctgtctctgtgtctgtctgtctctctttgatCTCAGGGGGTCCTTTTGGAGTTTATTGTATTTTACTGTACTTGGTGggggtgtgtgtttgggggggttgTCCTCATGGGTGTGTCGGTACCTTCAGAAACTTTACCAAAGTAATGTTTAGCTGCTTGTGGTGGGCCCCCTCTCCTCCACTGCCTCAGGCACTGGGGGTTGGACTGCTTGCTTCTCCTTGTCATTTCTGGCCTAGGAGAGGCCAGGCTCCTTTGGGGGACCCTCCCATGGGGCTGGGAACTGCTTACAGTTCGGGGTTAAGTAGAAGAGCTCAGGTGTCACAGAGGGAGACCGGGGGCCTCAGCCACACAGGTGGCCTTCAGGGAAGGTGTGTGAGGGATGCGCTGGAGAGTAGCAGGTAGTAGGGAGGGAACAGACAGGAGTCAGTGACAGGAGTAATGCCAAGGGGCAGGAGGGGTTCTGAGAAGTCAGGGATTAAGAGTGAAGGGAGTAGATGCGGAGGTCTGAGCATGTGTATCAGGGACAAGACGGACAGGCTTGAGTGCAGGGGAGGCCAGGGTATTGGTATGTAAAGTGACTTACCCGGACATGCCCCTGAGCATCCCTTAGCTCACCTAGAGCTGGCCAGCTGCAACCCAACTTGTAGCCTGGACTAGACCAGGCGTCTGTCCCGTCCACTGTCCTGCAGTGGCCAGGACAGAGTGGGGTCTGTCTCCTTTTTGTTGGTGATGCATGCAATTCAAGTGGACAAGAGAACAATATAACAAAACAATTTACAACCACAAAAGCCAGCACCAAAGTTGCGAAACCTTGCTGGATGTAGCTGACGCAGCTGTAGGCTTCGGTGACACTGTGGCTCTTCTCTTAGCCATTCAGTTGACTCATCTTCATCCTACTCACACAATGCCGCATGTTTCAATTGTAATAGCAGTCATCTTTTCTGCGGGCAGGGCGCCCTCTCTCCTTATCTATCTCCTGTGTTGGGGAGATGGAGTGAAGTAGGGATAGAATAGAAAGCCCAGCCCACCCTTACCATTCTGAGGCTAGCCAAGTCTCGTCGGTAGCCTTTGTGTGTACTTAGGTCACATGGCTGGTCCCAGGGCCAGCACAGGCCCAAGACTGGGcctcatggttttatttttatttaactttattttctatgtgtgtgtgtcttgtgtctgtctgtctgtctcgtcTTGTCTTTGTCTACTGCCCTCTAGTGTTaagtgggagcctggaggagtctCCCACTTCCCTACCTTTTCCCAAGTCCTTCCCTCTGTCACCAGCCATCCCTCTGGCCCAGGCAGAGTGGGTCTTGGGCAGGTAGGGACCTGGAGTGGCCTGATCCCACCCTCTGACCTCCTCCTCAGGCCACCAGTgttgccctcttccctttttaaaacaaaatacccTTGTTTGTAAATCCTTAGACGCTTGAGAATAaaacccttcccttttcttctgagTCTGGTGTCCTAACCTGGTAAATTGTGTAGAGATGTGGGAAAGGCCTGGGAGGAGGGCTTTCTTTCAGTGTGTCATTAAGGACTGCATTCATGGGAAACAAGCAGGGCCAGGAGCTGGGTGGGAGGTATTTGGAGTGACTGAAGGTGTCAGGCAGCTTTGTGAGGGGCTGGGTCCCCTTTTCCTAGAAGTTGCAGTACATCAGGAAAGTCATTATCCATGCAGGCAGGCCTTGAGCATGGCTCAGATGTCAGCCCCTCCGTCCTCCGCCCCCGCTCCCTGCTTCCCAGGGTAGCAGGCTCACCAAGGCCAGGGCTACCTACCCACACCTAGGGGGCTGGGTACAGCCCAACCAGGTGCCTGCTGCTGGCCTGGATCACTCCAACCTGGACAGGCCACCATGGTGGGCACTACACTCCTGCTCCTGGCCCTgctccctgggacctccagtaaGCACAGTGCGCCACTTGGTATGTAGAGGCTGGCATGGGGTGGGGGCATTGTGTCCCACTTCCCTATTGTCCCTTCTCAACTTGGCTTCgcacctcagtgtgtgtgtgtgtgtgtgtgtggtgcataacTGGGGTGCCATGCCTTTTTCTTCTCCCAGACTCCCCTCTGCCAGTTTCCTCAAAGTTCTTAACCAAGTGATGGTGTGGGATGTGGGAGGGTCAAGTGTGCAAATCATTTGTGACAAACCCCCAGCTAACTGCTACTTGAAAACAGTCATTTGCCTGTATAggctatgtgtttgtgtgtatggtgtgtgtgtgtgtatgtggtgtgtgtgtatgtgatatgtgtgcacacgcacgcatgtgtgtgtatggtgtgtgtgatgtgtgtatggtgtatgtggtgtgtgtctgtgtgtgtaagtgcaagCCTGGGTAAACACAAAAAGATGAGAACCTCTTTTCTTGGTGCTCTCCTCTGTTTGGGGACTTGGATATCTGTTGAACAGAAATCTCCAGTCCAGTTGCCTGTCTGTCCTgagcctctggacagagggatggaTCGGCGTGGGCACCCTCCTGACTGCAACAGATGCCAGCACCTACCTCTCTTTAGTG from Rattus norvegicus strain BN/NHsdMcwi chromosome 12, GRCr8, whole genome shotgun sequence includes the following:
- the Map2k7 gene encoding dual specificity mitogen-activated protein kinase kinase 7 isoform X2; the protein is MAASSLEQKLSRLEAKLKQENREARRRIDLNLDISPQRPRPTLQLPLANDGGSRSPSSESSPQHPTPPSRPRHMLGLPSTLFTPRSMESIEIDQKLQEIMKQTGYLTIGGQRYQAEINDLENLGEMGSGTCGQVWKMRFRKTGHIIAVKQMRRSGNKEENKRILMDLDVVLKSHDCPYIVQCFGTFITNTDVFIAMELMGTCAEKLKKRMQGPIPERILGKMTVAIVKALYYLKEKHGVIHRDVKPSNILLDERGQIKLCDFGISGRLVDSKAKTRSAGCAAYMAPERIDPPDPTKPDYDIRADVWSLGISLVELATGQFPYKNCKTDFEVLTKVLQEEPPLLPGHMGFSGDFQSFVKDCLTKDHRKRPKYNKLLEHSFIKHYETLEVDVASWFKDVMAKTESPRTSGVLSQHHLPFFSGSLEESPTSLPFPKSFPLSPAIPLAQAEWVLGR
- the Map2k7 gene encoding dual specificity mitogen-activated protein kinase kinase 7 isoform X1; the encoded protein is MAASSLEQKLSRLEAKLKQENREARRRIDLNLDISPQRPRPIIVITLSPAPAPSQRAALQLPLANDGGSRSPSSESSPQHPTPPSRPRHMLGLPSTLFTPRSMESIEIDQKLQEIMKQTGYLTIGGQRYQAEINDLENLGEMGSGTCGQVWKMRFRKTGHIIAVKQMRRSGNKEENKRILMDLDVVLKSHDCPYIVQCFGTFITNTDVFIAMELMGTCAEKLKKRMQGPIPERILGKMTVAIVKALYYLKEKHGVIHRDVKPSNILLDERGQIKLCDFGISGRLVDSKAKTRSAGCAAYMAPERIDPPDPTKPDYDIRADVWSLGISLVELATGQFPYKNCKTDFEVLTKVLQEEPPLLPGHMGFSGDFQSFVKDCLTKDHRKRPKYNKLLEHSFIKHYETLEVDVASWFKDVMAKTESPRTSGVLSQHHLPFFSGSLEESPTSLPFPKSFPLSPAIPLAQAEWVLGR
- the Map2k7 gene encoding dual specificity mitogen-activated protein kinase kinase 7 isoform 1 (isoform 1 is encoded by transcript variant 1), producing MAASSLEQKLSRLEAKLKQENREARRRIDLNLDISPQRPRPTLQLPLANDGGSRSPSSESSPQHPTPPSRPRHMLGLPSTLFTPRSMESIEIDQKLQEIMKQTGYLTIGGQRYQAEINDLENLGEMGSGTCGQVWKMRFRKTGHIIAVKQMRRSGNKEENKRILMDLDVVLKSHDCPYIVQCFGTFITNTDVFIAMELMGTCAEKLKKRMQGPIPERILGKMTVAIVKALYYLKEKHGVIHRDVKPSNILLDERGQIKLCDFGISGRLVDSKAKTRSAGCAAYMAPERIDPPDPTKPDYDIRADVWSLGISLVELATGQFPYKNCKTDFEVLTKVLQEEPPLLPGHMGFSGDFQSFVKDCLTKDHRKRPKYNKLLEHSFIKHYETLEVDVASWFKDVMAKTESPRTSGVLSQHHLPFFR
- the Map2k7 gene encoding dual specificity mitogen-activated protein kinase kinase 7 isoform 2 (isoform 2 is encoded by transcript variant 2), with amino-acid sequence MAASSLEQKLSRLEAKLKQENREARRRIDLNLDISPQRPRPIIVITLSPAPAPSQRAALQLPLANDGGSRSPSSESSPQHPTPPSRPRHMLGLPSTLFTPRSMESIEIDQKLQEIMKQTGYLTIGGQRYQAEINDLENLGEMGSGTCGQVWKMRFRKTGHIIAVKQMRRSGNKEENKRILMDLDVVLKSHDCPYIVQCFGTFITNTDVFIAMELMGTCAEKLKKRMQGPIPERILGKMTVAIVKALYYLKEKHGVIHRDVKPSNILLDERGQIKLCDFGISGRLVDSKAKTRSAGCAAYMAPERIDPPDPTKPDYDIRADVWSLGISLVELATGQFPYKNCKTDFEVLTKVLQEEPPLLPGHMGFSGDFQSFVKDCLTKDHRKRPKYNKLLEHSFIKHYETLEVDVASWFKDVMAKTESPRTSGVLSQHHLPFFR